The Altererythrobacter sp. CAU 1644 genome has a window encoding:
- a CDS encoding sugar phosphate isomerase/epimerase family protein, which yields MPEATPTQLVEAAAAAQFDFGGMWVERESWTPATTRAIRQQLSDAGVQLLDVEVAWIMPGPSDPWLEQLVDIAAELGARNLLCVSSDPDAAATTAKLQRMVDRSAGTDVRINLEFGLFTEVKSIHAARAILEQLDGANKGLLCDTLHWARSGGTAEDIANLPREWLGYAQPCDAPAKGPDPSDMDAIVDDAINKRVAMGAGGLDLASFIAALPSALPLAVEERSQVLRERFPDLNERAREVARTSRAWLAGHSAQD from the coding sequence ATGCCCGAAGCGACCCCGACCCAATTGGTCGAAGCGGCGGCAGCGGCACAATTCGACTTCGGCGGAATGTGGGTCGAGCGGGAAAGTTGGACACCCGCGACCACGCGCGCGATCCGCCAGCAACTGAGCGACGCCGGGGTGCAATTGCTCGATGTCGAGGTGGCCTGGATCATGCCCGGCCCGTCCGATCCGTGGCTCGAGCAACTGGTCGACATTGCCGCCGAGCTCGGCGCGCGAAACCTGCTTTGCGTCTCGAGCGATCCGGATGCTGCCGCGACCACCGCCAAGCTGCAGCGAATGGTCGATCGCTCGGCCGGGACCGATGTGCGGATCAATCTTGAATTCGGGCTGTTTACCGAGGTCAAGTCGATCCATGCCGCACGCGCCATTCTCGAGCAGCTCGACGGCGCTAACAAGGGTCTGCTTTGCGACACGCTGCATTGGGCACGCTCGGGCGGAACGGCGGAAGATATCGCCAACTTGCCGCGCGAGTGGCTCGGCTATGCCCAGCCCTGCGATGCGCCGGCCAAAGGACCCGATCCTTCCGATATGGACGCGATCGTCGACGACGCGATCAACAAACGCGTGGCGATGGGAGCGGGCGGGCTGGATCTTGCCAGCTTTATCGCCGCGCTTCCGTCTGCCTTGCCATTGGCGGTGGAGGAGCGATCACAAGTCTTGCGCGAACGCTTCCCCGATCTCAACGAGAGAGCCCGCGAAGTGGCGCGCACCAGCCGCGCCTGGCTCGCCGGCCACTCCGCGCAGGACTGA